One region of Parambassis ranga chromosome 21, fParRan2.1, whole genome shotgun sequence genomic DNA includes:
- the LOC114426626 gene encoding enolase-phosphatase E1-like isoform X2 — MSHSSGDADSSTQTAQKMETSSQPVGPKEQKSDDNDSQMAEDEEKCQNIQREKKSSEIKDCVPHQDNQAADNTETSQPDSPEEEDKPNNMDPKSEPPAAENMETSPSQPDCSKETSVNREEEEQSAVSRQAAESNSEQTIKRLHSTNDTELSPDNQSDSHHQKKIQEEKMAEDREKCQKIPEELKRSEIKDCVPHQDNQAADNTETSQPDRPEEEDKPDDMYPKSEPPAAENMETSPSQPDCSKETSVNREEEEEQPAVSLQAAESNSEQTIKRLHSANDTELSPENQSDSHHQKKIQEEKMAVYEEKWQKILRELKSSEIKDCVPYAENVIRKRRIHPNDVVDLLADVVKSLPSKKLKTDADSSTQPAQKMETSSQPVGPKEQKKSDDNDSQMAVDEEKWQKILRELKSSEIKDCVPYAENVIRKRRIHPNDVVDLLADVVKSLPSKKLKTDADSSTQPAQKMETSSQPVGPKEQKKSDDNDSQMAEDEEKCQNIQREQKRCKIKDCVPCDQNIFTGMFSCFRCCKRKTARSWIPRVTPVSKVACVVTGETFGAHQTIVGKLENRIWTESSSVQECDIIIVFCPIFSRIGSDVGAVKSHAAVSSTNKPVIVVLMHHTRDEEFSPGGRKWFEDPRFVLEAHVLFHQTQRGLLQCAHNDQAVREIQRVIQTH; from the exons ATGAGCCATTCATCTGGAG ATGCAGACAGCTCCACCCAGACTGCACAAAAGATGGAGACATCATCACAACCTGTCGGACCAAAAGAGCAGAAATCTGATGACAATGATTCACAG ATGGCTGAGGATGAAGAGAAATGTCAGAACAtccagagagaaaagaagagctCTGAAATCAAAGATTGTGTTCCAC ATCAAGACAACCAGGCTGCAGACAATACAGAGACATCACAACCTGACAGTCCAGAAGAGGAGGATAAACCTAATAACATGGATCCAAAGAGTGAACCACCT GCTGCAGAAAATATGGAGACATCACCATCACAACCTGACTGTTCAAAAGAGACATCTGTTaacagggaagaagaagaacagtctGCTGTCTCTCGACAGGCTGCAGAGTCAAACAGTGAGCAAACTATAAAAAGACTACATTCAACTAATGACACTGAGCTCAGTCCTGACAACCAGTCAGACTCACACCATCAGAAGAAGATCCAAGAAGAAAAG ATGGCTGAGGATAGAGAGAAATGTCAGAAGATCCCGGAAGAACTGAAGAGGTCTGAAATCAAAGATTGTGTTCCAC ATCAAGACAACCAGGCTGCAGACAATACAGAGACATCACAACCTGACCGTCCAGAAGAGGAGGATAAACCTGATGACATGTATCCAAAGAGTGAACCACCT GCTGCAGAAAATATGGAGACATCACCATCACAACCTGACTGTTCAAAAGAGACATCTGTTaacagggaagaagaagaagaacagccTGCTGTCTCTCTACAGGCTGCAGAGTCAAACAGTGAGCAAACTATAAAAAGACTACATTCAGCTAATGACACTGAGCTCAGTCCTGAAAACCAGTCAGACTCACACCATCAGAAGAAGATCCAAGAAGAAAAG ATGGCTGTGTATGAAGAGAAATGGCAGAAGATCCTGAGAGAACTGAAGAGCTCTGAAATCAAAGACTGTGTTCCAT ATGCTGAAAATGTAATAAGGAAAAGACGAATTCACCCAAATGATGTTGTGGATTTGCTCGCTGATGTGGTGAAGAGTTTACCTTCAAAGAAACTAAAAACAG ATGCAGACAGCTCCACCCAGCCTGCACAAAAGATGGAGACATCATCACAACCTGTCGGACcaaaagagcagaagaaatcTGATGACAATGATTCACAG ATGGCTGTGGATGAAGAGAAATGGCAGAAGATCCTGAGAGAACTGAAGAGCTCTGAAATCAAAGACTGTGTTCCAT ATGCTGAAAATGTAATAAGGAAAAGACGAATTCACCCAAATGATGTTGTGGATTTGCTCGCTGATGTGGTGAAGAGTTTACCTTCAAAGAAACTAAAAACAG ATGCAGACAGCTCCACCCAGCCTGCACAAAAGATGGAGACATCATCACAACCTGTCGGACcaaaagagcagaagaaatcTGATGACAATGATTCACAG ATGGCTGAGGATGAAGAGAAATGTCAGAACATCCAGAGAGAACAGAAGAGGTGTAAAATCAAAGATTGTGTTCCAT GTGATCAGAACATATTCACTggaatgttttcctgttttcgatgttgtaaaagaaaaacag caAGGTCATGGATTCCCAGAGTGACACCAGTTTCCAAAGTTGCTTGTGTCGTTACTGGTGAGACATTTGGTGCTCATCAGACCATAGTAGGCAAACTGGAGAATAGAATCTGGACAGAGAGCTCAAGTGTGCAggaatgtgacatcatcattgtctTCTGTCCAATCTTTTCCCGCATTGGCTCAGATGTGGGAGCAGTCAAGAGTCATGCAGCAG TGTCATCAACTAATAAACCAGTCATTGTGGTGCTGATGCATCACACCAGAGATGAGGAGTTTTCACCTGGAGGAAGAAAATGGTTTGAAGATCCAAGGTTTGTGTTGGAGGCTCATGTTCTCTTCCATCAGACTCAGAGAGGATTACTGCAATGTGCACACAATGACCAGGctgtcagagaaatacaaagagTTATACAGACACACTAA
- the LOC114426626 gene encoding enolase-phosphatase E1-like isoform X5 — protein MSHSSGDADSSTQTAQKMETSSQPVGPKEQKSDDNDSQLDSFTMTNPPLTQIMAEDEEKCQNIQREKKSSEIKDCVPHQDNQAADNTETSQPDRPEEEDKPDDMYPKSEPPAAENMETSPSQPDCSKETSVNREEEEEQPAVSLQAAESNSEQTIKRLHSANDTELSPENQSDSHHQKKIQEEKMAVYEEKWQKILRELKSSEIKDCVPYAENVIRKRRIHPNDVVDLLADVVKSLPSKKLKTDADSSTQPAQKMETSSQPVGPKEQKKSDDNDSQMAVDEEKWQKILRELKSSEIKDCVPYAENVIRKRRIHPNDVVDLLADVVKSLPSKKLKTDADSSTQPAQKMETSSQPVGPKEQKKSDDNDSQMAEDEEKCQNIQREQKRCKIKDCVPCDQNIFTGMFSCFRCCKRKTARSWIPRVTPVSKVACVVTGETFGAHQTIVGKLENRIWTESSSVQECDIIIVFCPIFSRIGSDVGAVKSHAAVSSTNKPVIVVLMHHTRDEEFSPGGRKWFEDPRFVLEAHVLFHQTQRGLLQCAHNDQAVREIQRVIQTH, from the exons ATGAGCCATTCATCTGGAG ATGCAGACAGCTCCACCCAGACTGCACAAAAGATGGAGACATCATCACAACCTGTCGGACCAAAAGAGCAGAAATCTGATGACAATGATTCACAG CTGGATTCATTCACCATGACAAATCCGCCATTAACACAAATA ATGGCTGAGGATGAAGAGAAATGTCAGAACAtccagagagaaaagaagagctCTGAAATCAAAGATTGTGTTCCAC ATCAAGACAACCAGGCTGCAGACAATACAGAGACATCACAACCTGACCGTCCAGAAGAGGAGGATAAACCTGATGACATGTATCCAAAGAGTGAACCACCT GCTGCAGAAAATATGGAGACATCACCATCACAACCTGACTGTTCAAAAGAGACATCTGTTaacagggaagaagaagaagaacagccTGCTGTCTCTCTACAGGCTGCAGAGTCAAACAGTGAGCAAACTATAAAAAGACTACATTCAGCTAATGACACTGAGCTCAGTCCTGAAAACCAGTCAGACTCACACCATCAGAAGAAGATCCAAGAAGAAAAG ATGGCTGTGTATGAAGAGAAATGGCAGAAGATCCTGAGAGAACTGAAGAGCTCTGAAATCAAAGACTGTGTTCCAT ATGCTGAAAATGTAATAAGGAAAAGACGAATTCACCCAAATGATGTTGTGGATTTGCTCGCTGATGTGGTGAAGAGTTTACCTTCAAAGAAACTAAAAACAG ATGCAGACAGCTCCACCCAGCCTGCACAAAAGATGGAGACATCATCACAACCTGTCGGACcaaaagagcagaagaaatcTGATGACAATGATTCACAG ATGGCTGTGGATGAAGAGAAATGGCAGAAGATCCTGAGAGAACTGAAGAGCTCTGAAATCAAAGACTGTGTTCCAT ATGCTGAAAATGTAATAAGGAAAAGACGAATTCACCCAAATGATGTTGTGGATTTGCTCGCTGATGTGGTGAAGAGTTTACCTTCAAAGAAACTAAAAACAG ATGCAGACAGCTCCACCCAGCCTGCACAAAAGATGGAGACATCATCACAACCTGTCGGACcaaaagagcagaagaaatcTGATGACAATGATTCACAG ATGGCTGAGGATGAAGAGAAATGTCAGAACATCCAGAGAGAACAGAAGAGGTGTAAAATCAAAGATTGTGTTCCAT GTGATCAGAACATATTCACTggaatgttttcctgttttcgatgttgtaaaagaaaaacag caAGGTCATGGATTCCCAGAGTGACACCAGTTTCCAAAGTTGCTTGTGTCGTTACTGGTGAGACATTTGGTGCTCATCAGACCATAGTAGGCAAACTGGAGAATAGAATCTGGACAGAGAGCTCAAGTGTGCAggaatgtgacatcatcattgtctTCTGTCCAATCTTTTCCCGCATTGGCTCAGATGTGGGAGCAGTCAAGAGTCATGCAGCAG TGTCATCAACTAATAAACCAGTCATTGTGGTGCTGATGCATCACACCAGAGATGAGGAGTTTTCACCTGGAGGAAGAAAATGGTTTGAAGATCCAAGGTTTGTGTTGGAGGCTCATGTTCTCTTCCATCAGACTCAGAGAGGATTACTGCAATGTGCACACAATGACCAGGctgtcagagaaatacaaagagTTATACAGACACACTAA
- the LOC114426626 gene encoding enolase-phosphatase E1-like isoform X4, whose amino-acid sequence MSHSSGDADSSTQTAQKMETSSQPVGPKEQKSDDNDSQLDSFTMTNPPLTQIMAEDEEKCQNIQREKKSSEIKDCVPHQDNQAADNTETSQPDSPEEEDKPNNMDPKSEPPAAENMETSPSQPDCSKETSVNREEEEQSAVSRQAAESNSEQTIKRLHSTNDTELSPDNQSDSHHQKKIQEEKMAEDREKCQKIPEELKRSEIKDCVPHQDNQAADNTETSQPDRPEEEDKPDDMYPKSEPPAAENMETSPSQPDCSKETSVNREEEEEQPAVSLQAAESNSEQTIKRLHSANDTELSPENQSDSHHQKKIQEEKMAVYEEKWQKILRELKSSEIKDCVPYAENVIRKRRIHPNDVVDLLADVVKSLPSKKLKTDADSSTQPAQKMETSSQPVGPKEQKKSDDNDSQMAEDEEKCQNIQREQKRCKIKDCVPCDQNIFTGMFSCFRCCKRKTARSWIPRVTPVSKVACVVTGETFGAHQTIVGKLENRIWTESSSVQECDIIIVFCPIFSRIGSDVGAVKSHAAVSSTNKPVIVVLMHHTRDEEFSPGGRKWFEDPRFVLEAHVLFHQTQRGLLQCAHNDQAVREIQRVIQTH is encoded by the exons ATGAGCCATTCATCTGGAG ATGCAGACAGCTCCACCCAGACTGCACAAAAGATGGAGACATCATCACAACCTGTCGGACCAAAAGAGCAGAAATCTGATGACAATGATTCACAG CTGGATTCATTCACCATGACAAATCCGCCATTAACACAAATA ATGGCTGAGGATGAAGAGAAATGTCAGAACAtccagagagaaaagaagagctCTGAAATCAAAGATTGTGTTCCAC ATCAAGACAACCAGGCTGCAGACAATACAGAGACATCACAACCTGACAGTCCAGAAGAGGAGGATAAACCTAATAACATGGATCCAAAGAGTGAACCACCT GCTGCAGAAAATATGGAGACATCACCATCACAACCTGACTGTTCAAAAGAGACATCTGTTaacagggaagaagaagaacagtctGCTGTCTCTCGACAGGCTGCAGAGTCAAACAGTGAGCAAACTATAAAAAGACTACATTCAACTAATGACACTGAGCTCAGTCCTGACAACCAGTCAGACTCACACCATCAGAAGAAGATCCAAGAAGAAAAG ATGGCTGAGGATAGAGAGAAATGTCAGAAGATCCCGGAAGAACTGAAGAGGTCTGAAATCAAAGATTGTGTTCCAC ATCAAGACAACCAGGCTGCAGACAATACAGAGACATCACAACCTGACCGTCCAGAAGAGGAGGATAAACCTGATGACATGTATCCAAAGAGTGAACCACCT GCTGCAGAAAATATGGAGACATCACCATCACAACCTGACTGTTCAAAAGAGACATCTGTTaacagggaagaagaagaagaacagccTGCTGTCTCTCTACAGGCTGCAGAGTCAAACAGTGAGCAAACTATAAAAAGACTACATTCAGCTAATGACACTGAGCTCAGTCCTGAAAACCAGTCAGACTCACACCATCAGAAGAAGATCCAAGAAGAAAAG ATGGCTGTGTATGAAGAGAAATGGCAGAAGATCCTGAGAGAACTGAAGAGCTCTGAAATCAAAGACTGTGTTCCAT ATGCTGAAAATGTAATAAGGAAAAGACGAATTCACCCAAATGATGTTGTGGATTTGCTCGCTGATGTGGTGAAGAGTTTACCTTCAAAGAAACTAAAAACAG ATGCAGACAGCTCCACCCAGCCTGCACAAAAGATGGAGACATCATCACAACCTGTCGGACcaaaagagcagaagaaatcTGATGACAATGATTCACAG ATGGCTGAGGATGAAGAGAAATGTCAGAACATCCAGAGAGAACAGAAGAGGTGTAAAATCAAAGATTGTGTTCCAT GTGATCAGAACATATTCACTggaatgttttcctgttttcgatgttgtaaaagaaaaacag caAGGTCATGGATTCCCAGAGTGACACCAGTTTCCAAAGTTGCTTGTGTCGTTACTGGTGAGACATTTGGTGCTCATCAGACCATAGTAGGCAAACTGGAGAATAGAATCTGGACAGAGAGCTCAAGTGTGCAggaatgtgacatcatcattgtctTCTGTCCAATCTTTTCCCGCATTGGCTCAGATGTGGGAGCAGTCAAGAGTCATGCAGCAG TGTCATCAACTAATAAACCAGTCATTGTGGTGCTGATGCATCACACCAGAGATGAGGAGTTTTCACCTGGAGGAAGAAAATGGTTTGAAGATCCAAGGTTTGTGTTGGAGGCTCATGTTCTCTTCCATCAGACTCAGAGAGGATTACTGCAATGTGCACACAATGACCAGGctgtcagagaaatacaaagagTTATACAGACACACTAA
- the LOC114426626 gene encoding enolase-phosphatase E1-like isoform X7, producing the protein MSHSSGDADSSTQTAQKMETSSQPVGPKEQKSDDNDSQLDSFTMTNPPLTQIMAEDEEKCQNIQREKKSSEIKDCVPHQDNQAADNTETSQPDSPEEEDKPNNMDPKSEPPAAENMETSPSQPDCSKETSVNREEEEQSAVSRQAAESNSEQTIKRLHSTNDTELSPDNQSDSHHQKKIQEEKMAEDREKCQKIPEELKRSEIKDCVPHAENVIRKRRIHPNDVVDLLADVVKSLPSKKLKTDADSSTQPAQKMETSSQPVGPKEQKKSDDNDSQMAVDEEKWQKILRELKSSEIKDCVPYAENVIRKRRIHPNDVVDLLADVVKSLPSKKLKTDADSSTQPAQKMETSSQPVGPKEQKKSDDNDSQMAEDEEKCQNIQREQKRCKIKDCVPCDQNIFTGMFSCFRCCKRKTARSWIPRVTPVSKVACVVTGETFGAHQTIVGKLENRIWTESSSVQECDIIIVFCPIFSRIGSDVGAVKSHAAVSSTNKPVIVVLMHHTRDEEFSPGGRKWFEDPRFVLEAHVLFHQTQRGLLQCAHNDQAVREIQRVIQTH; encoded by the exons ATGAGCCATTCATCTGGAG ATGCAGACAGCTCCACCCAGACTGCACAAAAGATGGAGACATCATCACAACCTGTCGGACCAAAAGAGCAGAAATCTGATGACAATGATTCACAG CTGGATTCATTCACCATGACAAATCCGCCATTAACACAAATA ATGGCTGAGGATGAAGAGAAATGTCAGAACAtccagagagaaaagaagagctCTGAAATCAAAGATTGTGTTCCAC ATCAAGACAACCAGGCTGCAGACAATACAGAGACATCACAACCTGACAGTCCAGAAGAGGAGGATAAACCTAATAACATGGATCCAAAGAGTGAACCACCT GCTGCAGAAAATATGGAGACATCACCATCACAACCTGACTGTTCAAAAGAGACATCTGTTaacagggaagaagaagaacagtctGCTGTCTCTCGACAGGCTGCAGAGTCAAACAGTGAGCAAACTATAAAAAGACTACATTCAACTAATGACACTGAGCTCAGTCCTGACAACCAGTCAGACTCACACCATCAGAAGAAGATCCAAGAAGAAAAG ATGGCTGAGGATAGAGAGAAATGTCAGAAGATCCCGGAAGAACTGAAGAGGTCTGAAATCAAAGATTGTGTTCCAC ATGCTGAAAATGTAATAAGGAAAAGACGAATTCACCCAAATGATGTTGTGGATTTGCTCGCTGATGTGGTGAAGAGTTTACCTTCAAAGAAACTAAAAACAG ATGCAGACAGCTCCACCCAGCCTGCACAAAAGATGGAGACATCATCACAACCTGTCGGACcaaaagagcagaagaaatcTGATGACAATGATTCACAG ATGGCTGTGGATGAAGAGAAATGGCAGAAGATCCTGAGAGAACTGAAGAGCTCTGAAATCAAAGACTGTGTTCCAT ATGCTGAAAATGTAATAAGGAAAAGACGAATTCACCCAAATGATGTTGTGGATTTGCTCGCTGATGTGGTGAAGAGTTTACCTTCAAAGAAACTAAAAACAG ATGCAGACAGCTCCACCCAGCCTGCACAAAAGATGGAGACATCATCACAACCTGTCGGACcaaaagagcagaagaaatcTGATGACAATGATTCACAG ATGGCTGAGGATGAAGAGAAATGTCAGAACATCCAGAGAGAACAGAAGAGGTGTAAAATCAAAGATTGTGTTCCAT GTGATCAGAACATATTCACTggaatgttttcctgttttcgatgttgtaaaagaaaaacag caAGGTCATGGATTCCCAGAGTGACACCAGTTTCCAAAGTTGCTTGTGTCGTTACTGGTGAGACATTTGGTGCTCATCAGACCATAGTAGGCAAACTGGAGAATAGAATCTGGACAGAGAGCTCAAGTGTGCAggaatgtgacatcatcattgtctTCTGTCCAATCTTTTCCCGCATTGGCTCAGATGTGGGAGCAGTCAAGAGTCATGCAGCAG TGTCATCAACTAATAAACCAGTCATTGTGGTGCTGATGCATCACACCAGAGATGAGGAGTTTTCACCTGGAGGAAGAAAATGGTTTGAAGATCCAAGGTTTGTGTTGGAGGCTCATGTTCTCTTCCATCAGACTCAGAGAGGATTACTGCAATGTGCACACAATGACCAGGctgtcagagaaatacaaagagTTATACAGACACACTAA
- the LOC114426626 gene encoding uncharacterized protein LOC114426626 isoform X6 → MSHSSGDADSSTQTAQKMETSSQPVGPKEQKSDDNDSQLDSFTMTNPPLTQIMAEDEEKCQNIQREKKSSEIKDCVPHQDNQAADNTETSQPDSPEEEDKPNNMDPKSEPPAAENMETSPSQPDCSKETSVNREEEEQSAVSRQAAESNSEQTIKRLHSTNDTELSPDNQSDSHHQKKIQEEKMAVYEEKWQKILRELKSSEIKDCVPYAENVIRKRRIHPNDVVDLLADVVKSLPSKKLKTDADSSTQPAQKMETSSQPVGPKEQKKSDDNDSQMAVDEEKWQKILRELKSSEIKDCVPYAENVIRKRRIHPNDVVDLLADVVKSLPSKKLKTDADSSTQPAQKMETSSQPVGPKEQKKSDDNDSQMAEDEEKCQNIQREQKRCKIKDCVPCDQNIFTGMFSCFRCCKRKTARSWIPRVTPVSKVACVVTGETFGAHQTIVGKLENRIWTESSSVQECDIIIVFCPIFSRIGSDVGAVKSHAAVSSTNKPVIVVLMHHTRDEEFSPGGRKWFEDPRFVLEAHVLFHQTQRGLLQCAHNDQAVREIQRVIQTH, encoded by the exons ATGAGCCATTCATCTGGAG ATGCAGACAGCTCCACCCAGACTGCACAAAAGATGGAGACATCATCACAACCTGTCGGACCAAAAGAGCAGAAATCTGATGACAATGATTCACAG CTGGATTCATTCACCATGACAAATCCGCCATTAACACAAATA ATGGCTGAGGATGAAGAGAAATGTCAGAACAtccagagagaaaagaagagctCTGAAATCAAAGATTGTGTTCCAC ATCAAGACAACCAGGCTGCAGACAATACAGAGACATCACAACCTGACAGTCCAGAAGAGGAGGATAAACCTAATAACATGGATCCAAAGAGTGAACCACCT GCTGCAGAAAATATGGAGACATCACCATCACAACCTGACTGTTCAAAAGAGACATCTGTTaacagggaagaagaagaacagtctGCTGTCTCTCGACAGGCTGCAGAGTCAAACAGTGAGCAAACTATAAAAAGACTACATTCAACTAATGACACTGAGCTCAGTCCTGACAACCAGTCAGACTCACACCATCAGAAGAAGATCCAAGAAGAAAAG ATGGCTGTGTATGAAGAGAAATGGCAGAAGATCCTGAGAGAACTGAAGAGCTCTGAAATCAAAGACTGTGTTCCAT ATGCTGAAAATGTAATAAGGAAAAGACGAATTCACCCAAATGATGTTGTGGATTTGCTCGCTGATGTGGTGAAGAGTTTACCTTCAAAGAAACTAAAAACAG ATGCAGACAGCTCCACCCAGCCTGCACAAAAGATGGAGACATCATCACAACCTGTCGGACcaaaagagcagaagaaatcTGATGACAATGATTCACAG ATGGCTGTGGATGAAGAGAAATGGCAGAAGATCCTGAGAGAACTGAAGAGCTCTGAAATCAAAGACTGTGTTCCAT ATGCTGAAAATGTAATAAGGAAAAGACGAATTCACCCAAATGATGTTGTGGATTTGCTCGCTGATGTGGTGAAGAGTTTACCTTCAAAGAAACTAAAAACAG ATGCAGACAGCTCCACCCAGCCTGCACAAAAGATGGAGACATCATCACAACCTGTCGGACcaaaagagcagaagaaatcTGATGACAATGATTCACAG ATGGCTGAGGATGAAGAGAAATGTCAGAACATCCAGAGAGAACAGAAGAGGTGTAAAATCAAAGATTGTGTTCCAT GTGATCAGAACATATTCACTggaatgttttcctgttttcgatgttgtaaaagaaaaacag caAGGTCATGGATTCCCAGAGTGACACCAGTTTCCAAAGTTGCTTGTGTCGTTACTGGTGAGACATTTGGTGCTCATCAGACCATAGTAGGCAAACTGGAGAATAGAATCTGGACAGAGAGCTCAAGTGTGCAggaatgtgacatcatcattgtctTCTGTCCAATCTTTTCCCGCATTGGCTCAGATGTGGGAGCAGTCAAGAGTCATGCAGCAG TGTCATCAACTAATAAACCAGTCATTGTGGTGCTGATGCATCACACCAGAGATGAGGAGTTTTCACCTGGAGGAAGAAAATGGTTTGAAGATCCAAGGTTTGTGTTGGAGGCTCATGTTCTCTTCCATCAGACTCAGAGAGGATTACTGCAATGTGCACACAATGACCAGGctgtcagagaaatacaaagagTTATACAGACACACTAA
- the LOC114426626 gene encoding enolase-phosphatase E1-like isoform X3: MSHSSGDADSSTQTAQKMETSSQPVGPKEQKSDDNDSQLDSFTMTNPPLTQIMAEDEEKCQNIQREKKSSEIKDCVPHQDNQAADNTETSQPDSPEEEDKPNNMDPKSEPPAAENMETSPSQPDCSKETSVNREEEEQSAVSRQAAESNSEQTIKRLHSTNDTELSPDNQSDSHHQKKIQEEKMAEDREKCQKIPEELKRSEIKDCVPHQDNQAADNTETSQPDRPEEEDKPDDMYPKSEPPAAENMETSPSQPDCSKETSVNREEEEEQPAVSLQAAESNSEQTIKRLHSANDTELSPENQSDSHHQKKIQEEKMAVDEEKWQKILRELKSSEIKDCVPYAENVIRKRRIHPNDVVDLLADVVKSLPSKKLKTDADSSTQPAQKMETSSQPVGPKEQKKSDDNDSQMAEDEEKCQNIQREQKRCKIKDCVPCDQNIFTGMFSCFRCCKRKTARSWIPRVTPVSKVACVVTGETFGAHQTIVGKLENRIWTESSSVQECDIIIVFCPIFSRIGSDVGAVKSHAAVSSTNKPVIVVLMHHTRDEEFSPGGRKWFEDPRFVLEAHVLFHQTQRGLLQCAHNDQAVREIQRVIQTH, from the exons ATGAGCCATTCATCTGGAG ATGCAGACAGCTCCACCCAGACTGCACAAAAGATGGAGACATCATCACAACCTGTCGGACCAAAAGAGCAGAAATCTGATGACAATGATTCACAG CTGGATTCATTCACCATGACAAATCCGCCATTAACACAAATA ATGGCTGAGGATGAAGAGAAATGTCAGAACAtccagagagaaaagaagagctCTGAAATCAAAGATTGTGTTCCAC ATCAAGACAACCAGGCTGCAGACAATACAGAGACATCACAACCTGACAGTCCAGAAGAGGAGGATAAACCTAATAACATGGATCCAAAGAGTGAACCACCT GCTGCAGAAAATATGGAGACATCACCATCACAACCTGACTGTTCAAAAGAGACATCTGTTaacagggaagaagaagaacagtctGCTGTCTCTCGACAGGCTGCAGAGTCAAACAGTGAGCAAACTATAAAAAGACTACATTCAACTAATGACACTGAGCTCAGTCCTGACAACCAGTCAGACTCACACCATCAGAAGAAGATCCAAGAAGAAAAG ATGGCTGAGGATAGAGAGAAATGTCAGAAGATCCCGGAAGAACTGAAGAGGTCTGAAATCAAAGATTGTGTTCCAC ATCAAGACAACCAGGCTGCAGACAATACAGAGACATCACAACCTGACCGTCCAGAAGAGGAGGATAAACCTGATGACATGTATCCAAAGAGTGAACCACCT GCTGCAGAAAATATGGAGACATCACCATCACAACCTGACTGTTCAAAAGAGACATCTGTTaacagggaagaagaagaagaacagccTGCTGTCTCTCTACAGGCTGCAGAGTCAAACAGTGAGCAAACTATAAAAAGACTACATTCAGCTAATGACACTGAGCTCAGTCCTGAAAACCAGTCAGACTCACACCATCAGAAGAAGATCCAAGAAGAAAAG ATGGCTGTGGATGAAGAGAAATGGCAGAAGATCCTGAGAGAACTGAAGAGCTCTGAAATCAAAGACTGTGTTCCAT ATGCTGAAAATGTAATAAGGAAAAGACGAATTCACCCAAATGATGTTGTGGATTTGCTCGCTGATGTGGTGAAGAGTTTACCTTCAAAGAAACTAAAAACAG ATGCAGACAGCTCCACCCAGCCTGCACAAAAGATGGAGACATCATCACAACCTGTCGGACcaaaagagcagaagaaatcTGATGACAATGATTCACAG ATGGCTGAGGATGAAGAGAAATGTCAGAACATCCAGAGAGAACAGAAGAGGTGTAAAATCAAAGATTGTGTTCCAT GTGATCAGAACATATTCACTggaatgttttcctgttttcgatgttgtaaaagaaaaacag caAGGTCATGGATTCCCAGAGTGACACCAGTTTCCAAAGTTGCTTGTGTCGTTACTGGTGAGACATTTGGTGCTCATCAGACCATAGTAGGCAAACTGGAGAATAGAATCTGGACAGAGAGCTCAAGTGTGCAggaatgtgacatcatcattgtctTCTGTCCAATCTTTTCCCGCATTGGCTCAGATGTGGGAGCAGTCAAGAGTCATGCAGCAG TGTCATCAACTAATAAACCAGTCATTGTGGTGCTGATGCATCACACCAGAGATGAGGAGTTTTCACCTGGAGGAAGAAAATGGTTTGAAGATCCAAGGTTTGTGTTGGAGGCTCATGTTCTCTTCCATCAGACTCAGAGAGGATTACTGCAATGTGCACACAATGACCAGGctgtcagagaaatacaaagagTTATACAGACACACTAA